Proteins from a single region of Streptomyces sp. Tu 3180:
- a CDS encoding DNA repair helicase XPB produces MNGPLIVQSDKTLLLEVDHEQADDCRRAIAPFAELERAPEHIHTYRVTPLGLWNARAAGHDAEQVVDALVQYSRYPVPHALLVDIADTMDRYGRLSLVKHPAHGLVLTSTDRPVLEEVLRSKRIAPLVGARIDPDTVVVHPSERGQIKQVLLKLGWPAEDLAGYVDGEAHPIELREEGWKLRPYQKQAVENFWHGGSGVVVLPCGAGKTLVGAGSMAQAKSTTLILVTNTVSARQWKHELVRRTSLTEDEIGEYSGTKKEIRPVTIATYQVLTTRRKGVYPHLELFDSRDWGLILYDEVHLLPAPVFKFTADLQARRRLGLTATLVREDGRESDVFSLIGPKRFDAPWKEIEAQGYIAPADCVEVRVSLTDSERLAYATAETEEKYRFCATTATKRKVTEAIVRRFAGQQILVIGQYIDQLDELGEHLNAPVIKGETSNAQREKLFDAFREGEISVLVVSKVANFSIDLPEATVAIQVSGTFGSRQEEAQRLGRVLRPKADGHQAHFYSVVARDTLDQDFAAHRQRFLAEQGYAYRIMDADELLAES; encoded by the coding sequence GTGAACGGTCCGCTCATCGTCCAGTCCGACAAGACCCTCCTCCTCGAGGTCGACCACGAGCAGGCCGACGACTGCCGTCGTGCCATCGCGCCGTTCGCCGAGCTGGAGCGGGCGCCCGAGCACATCCACACCTACCGGGTGACCCCGCTCGGCCTGTGGAACGCGCGGGCGGCCGGGCACGACGCCGAACAGGTCGTCGACGCGCTGGTGCAGTACAGCCGCTATCCGGTGCCGCACGCGCTGCTCGTGGACATCGCCGACACCATGGACCGCTACGGCCGGCTCAGCCTGGTCAAGCACCCGGCGCACGGTCTCGTCCTCACCAGCACCGACCGGCCGGTGCTGGAGGAGGTGCTGCGCTCCAAGCGGATCGCCCCCCTCGTCGGCGCCCGCATCGACCCGGACACCGTCGTCGTGCACCCCTCGGAGCGGGGGCAGATCAAGCAGGTGCTGCTGAAGCTGGGCTGGCCCGCCGAGGACCTCGCCGGGTACGTGGACGGCGAGGCGCACCCGATCGAGCTGCGCGAGGAGGGGTGGAAGCTGCGGCCGTACCAGAAGCAGGCCGTGGAGAACTTCTGGCACGGCGGCTCCGGCGTGGTGGTCCTCCCCTGCGGCGCGGGCAAGACGCTGGTCGGCGCCGGTTCGATGGCGCAGGCGAAGTCCACCACGCTGATCCTGGTCACCAACACCGTCTCGGCCCGCCAGTGGAAGCACGAGCTGGTGCGGCGGACCTCGCTGACCGAGGACGAGATCGGTGAGTACAGCGGGACGAAGAAGGAGATCCGCCCCGTCACCATCGCCACCTACCAGGTGCTGACGACCAGGCGGAAGGGCGTCTACCCCCACCTGGAGCTGTTCGACTCCCGCGACTGGGGACTGATCCTCTACGACGAGGTGCACCTGCTGCCCGCCCCCGTCTTCAAGTTCACGGCGGATCTGCAGGCGCGGCGGCGGCTCGGGCTGACGGCGACGCTGGTGCGCGAGGACGGCCGCGAGTCGGACGTGTTCTCGCTGATCGGGCCCAAGCGGTTCGACGCCCCGTGGAAGGAGATCGAGGCTCAGGGCTACATCGCCCCGGCCGACTGCGTGGAGGTCCGGGTCAGCCTCACCGACTCCGAGCGGCTGGCGTACGCCACCGCCGAGACGGAGGAGAAGTACCGCTTCTGCGCGACGACCGCGACCAAGCGGAAGGTGACGGAGGCGATCGTCCGGCGCTTCGCCGGCCAGCAGATCCTCGTCATCGGGCAGTACATCGACCAGCTGGACGAACTGGGCGAGCACCTGAACGCGCCGGTGATCAAGGGCGAGACGTCGAACGCCCAGCGGGAGAAGCTGTTCGACGCGTTCCGGGAGGGCGAGATCAGCGTGCTGGTCGTGTCCAAGGTCGCGAACTTCTCGATCGACCTGCCGGAGGCGACGGTGGCGATCCAGGTGTCGGGCACCTTCGGGTCGCGGCAGGAGGAGGCCCAGCGGCTCGGCCGGGTGCTGCGGCCGAAGGCGGACGGGCACCAGGCCCACTTCTACTCCGTGGTCGCCCGGGACACCCTCGACCAGGACTTCGCGGCGCACCGCCAGCGGTTCCTGGCGGAGCAGGGGTACGCGTACCGGATCATGGACGCGGACGAGCTCCTCGCCGAGAGCTGA
- a CDS encoding aldo/keto reductase family oxidoreductase: MSTRTTPLPGGTWTMGDLTVTRFGYGAMQLAGPGVTGPPADHDGALAVLREAVRLGITHIDTADAYGPHVTNRLIREALHPYPGSLHIVTKVGAHRDAEGGWPPAREPDDLRRSVHDNLENLGVETLDLVNLRLGDASGPRPGSLAKAYETLVELQRQGLIRHLGLSNATADQIAEAQAIAPFVCVQNHYNLAHRQDDDLVDRLAEQGVAYVPFFPLGGFTPLQSATLSAVAARHGTRPMSVALAWLLHRSPNILLIPGTSSVAHLRENIAGAGLTLSGEDLAALDTIGR; encoded by the coding sequence ATGAGCACTCGGACCACACCTCTCCCCGGCGGCACCTGGACGATGGGCGACCTGACCGTCACCCGGTTCGGATACGGGGCCATGCAACTGGCGGGACCGGGCGTGACGGGGCCGCCGGCCGATCACGACGGCGCGCTCGCGGTGCTGCGCGAGGCCGTGCGCCTCGGCATCACCCACATCGACACCGCCGACGCCTACGGACCGCACGTCACCAACCGGCTGATCCGTGAGGCGCTGCACCCCTACCCCGGCTCGCTGCACATCGTCACCAAGGTCGGCGCGCACCGCGACGCCGAGGGCGGCTGGCCCCCGGCCCGGGAGCCGGACGACCTGCGCCGGTCCGTCCACGACAACCTGGAGAACCTCGGCGTCGAGACGCTGGACCTGGTGAACCTGCGGCTCGGCGACGCCTCGGGGCCCCGGCCGGGCTCGCTCGCGAAGGCGTACGAGACCCTCGTCGAGCTCCAGCGGCAGGGCCTGATCCGCCACCTCGGCCTGAGCAACGCGACCGCCGACCAGATCGCCGAGGCGCAGGCCATCGCCCCGTTCGTCTGCGTGCAGAACCACTACAACCTCGCCCACCGCCAGGACGACGACCTCGTCGACCGGCTCGCCGAACAGGGCGTCGCCTACGTGCCGTTCTTCCCCCTCGGCGGTTTCACGCCCCTGCAGTCCGCCACGCTCTCGGCCGTGGCCGCCCGGCACGGCACCCGCCCGATGTCGGTCGCCCTCGCCTGGCTGCTGCACCGGTCCCCCAACATCCTGCTGATCCCCGGGACCTCGTCGGTGGCGCACCTGCGGGAGAACATCGCCGGAGCGGGCCTCACCCTGTCCGGGGAGGACCTCGCCGCGCTCGACACGATCGGCCGCTGA
- a CDS encoding helix-turn-helix transcriptional regulator, translating into MERMSEENRLGDYLRARRDLVTPADMGLPAHGVRRVPGLRREEVALLAGISSDYYLRLEQGRDRNPSAQVLDALARVFRLDDTATAYLHQLAAPRPRARRRTRRPSVPPATAQLLESIGLPAFVTDRALDVIAVNPLASALVPGVRVGENRLRSFFLDPAERALHADWDRTAAQCVAVFRRRLGSDADDPRVVRLVGELSLASAEFRRVWARHDVRPVVDKPIRMNHPQVGGLSLTLSKLDVDGPDGLMLAAYHAAPGTEDAERLALLASLTTGPARRPADAPGARTVHGSPGAR; encoded by the coding sequence ATGGAGCGCATGTCTGAGGAGAACCGGCTCGGTGACTACCTCCGGGCGCGCCGGGATCTGGTGACCCCCGCGGACATGGGGCTGCCGGCGCACGGAGTACGCCGGGTGCCGGGGCTGCGCCGTGAGGAGGTCGCCCTGCTCGCCGGCATCAGCTCCGACTACTACCTGCGGCTGGAGCAGGGCCGCGACCGCAATCCGTCGGCGCAGGTCCTCGACGCGCTCGCCCGGGTGTTCCGGCTCGACGACACCGCCACGGCCTACCTCCACCAGCTCGCCGCGCCCCGGCCCCGTGCCCGCCGCCGGACCCGGCGCCCGTCCGTCCCGCCGGCCACGGCGCAGCTCCTGGAGTCGATCGGGCTGCCGGCGTTCGTGACGGACCGGGCCCTCGACGTGATCGCGGTCAATCCGCTCGCCTCCGCGCTGGTCCCGGGCGTGCGGGTGGGGGAGAACCGGCTCCGCTCGTTCTTCCTCGATCCCGCCGAGCGGGCCCTGCACGCGGACTGGGACCGCACGGCGGCCCAGTGCGTCGCCGTCTTCCGCAGGCGGCTCGGGTCCGACGCCGACGACCCGCGGGTCGTCCGGCTCGTCGGTGAACTCTCCCTGGCGAGCGCCGAGTTCCGCAGGGTGTGGGCACGCCACGACGTGCGGCCGGTCGTCGACAAGCCGATCCGGATGAACCACCCCCAGGTCGGCGGGCTGAGCCTCACCCTGTCCAAGCTGGACGTCGACGGCCCCGACGGCCTGATGCTCGCCGCCTACCACGCCGCGCCGGGCACCGAGGACGCCGAACGGCTGGCCCTGCTCGCCTCGCTGACCACGGGACCGGCACGGCGGCCGGCCGACGCTCCCGGCGCGCGGACGGTGCACGGCTCGCCCGGTGCGCGCTGA
- a CDS encoding ATP-binding domain-containing protein, whose product MPAAEPVEPVADDDPLSRERAHLAASRAALRAMREDVESLDISDVTANWVNAAVLERQIEERVKALADLSDTPLFFGRLDYLHDPGAEQAEGGREPEGHEAPSGPEGREETGGRFYIGRRHVHDAGGDPMVIDWRAPVSQPFYRASRKDPMDVALRRRFGYTGGALTAYEDEHLSDPAEAATTSKLLQQEIERPRVGPMRDIVATIQPEQDEIVRSGLAGSVCVQGGPGTGKTAVGLHRVAYLLYAHRERLARTGTLVVGPNRSFLHYIEQVLPALGELTVAQATVDDLVAQHVEVRGTDDAAAAVVKGDARMAEVLRRALYSHVTLPTEPVVVVRGSRRWRVPAYELEDIVRQLLERGIRYGAAREALPQRIAHAVLVQMERAGEAPDDRVQDAVARNSAVKAAVKTIWPAVDPAKLVLRLLGDPEFLAEHARGLLDEQEQKTILWAGPARSVRSAKFSPADAVLVDEAADLVRRTPSLGHVVLDEAQDLSPMQYRAVGRRCTTGSATVLGDLAQGTTPWATRSWEEALEHLGKRDAVIEELTAGFRVPTDVITYASRLLPHIAPGLTPVASIRENPGFFEVRRVGGPGDVVAACRELLRHEGSVGLIAADARIPELAQELAAASVASVAPGEETTRDTRLTLVPASLAKGLEYDYVVLDEPRAVVDGEPDERTGLRRLYVALTRAVSGLIVTHAAPLPEQLA is encoded by the coding sequence ATGCCCGCAGCCGAGCCCGTCGAGCCCGTGGCCGACGACGACCCCCTCTCCCGCGAGCGCGCCCACCTCGCCGCGTCCCGTGCCGCCCTGCGCGCGATGCGCGAGGACGTGGAGTCCCTCGACATCAGCGACGTCACCGCCAACTGGGTCAACGCGGCCGTACTGGAACGCCAGATCGAGGAGCGCGTCAAGGCGCTGGCCGACCTCAGCGACACCCCGCTGTTCTTCGGCCGCCTCGACTACCTGCACGACCCCGGCGCGGAGCAGGCCGAAGGGGGGCGGGAACCGGAGGGGCACGAAGCGCCTTCCGGACCGGAAGGGCGGGAGGAGACGGGCGGGCGCTTCTATATCGGGCGGCGGCACGTGCACGACGCGGGCGGCGACCCGATGGTGATCGACTGGCGGGCGCCGGTCTCGCAGCCGTTCTACCGGGCGTCCAGGAAGGACCCGATGGACGTCGCGCTGCGCCGCCGCTTCGGCTACACCGGCGGCGCCCTCACCGCGTACGAGGACGAGCACCTGTCCGACCCGGCCGAGGCCGCGACCACCAGCAAGCTGCTCCAGCAGGAGATCGAGCGTCCCCGCGTCGGCCCGATGCGGGACATCGTCGCCACGATCCAGCCGGAGCAGGACGAGATCGTACGGTCCGGGCTGGCGGGCAGCGTGTGCGTGCAGGGAGGTCCCGGCACCGGGAAGACCGCCGTCGGCCTGCACCGGGTGGCCTATCTGCTGTACGCCCACCGCGAGCGGCTGGCCCGCACCGGCACGCTGGTCGTCGGGCCGAACCGGTCCTTCCTGCACTACATCGAGCAGGTGCTGCCGGCGCTGGGCGAGCTGACGGTCGCGCAGGCCACCGTGGACGACCTGGTGGCGCAGCACGTCGAGGTGCGCGGGACGGACGACGCCGCGGCGGCGGTCGTCAAGGGCGACGCCCGGATGGCCGAGGTGCTGAGGCGGGCCCTCTACTCCCACGTCACGCTGCCCACCGAGCCGGTCGTGGTGGTGCGCGGCTCGCGGCGCTGGCGGGTTCCGGCGTACGAACTGGAGGACATCGTCCGGCAGTTGCTGGAGCGCGGCATCCGCTACGGCGCCGCCCGCGAGGCGCTGCCGCAGCGCATCGCGCACGCGGTGCTGGTGCAGATGGAGCGGGCCGGCGAGGCGCCGGACGACCGGGTGCAGGACGCGGTGGCCCGCAACAGCGCGGTGAAGGCGGCGGTGAAGACGATCTGGCCGGCGGTCGACCCGGCGAAGCTGGTGCTGCGGCTGCTGGGCGACCCGGAGTTCCTGGCGGAGCACGCGCGCGGGCTGCTCGACGAGCAGGAACAGAAGACGATCCTGTGGGCCGGGCCCGCGCGGTCGGTGAGGTCGGCGAAGTTCTCGCCCGCGGACGCGGTGCTGGTCGACGAGGCGGCCGACCTCGTCCGGCGCACCCCCTCCCTCGGGCACGTGGTGCTCGACGAGGCGCAGGACCTGTCCCCCATGCAGTACCGGGCGGTGGGCCGGCGCTGCACCACCGGCTCGGCGACCGTCCTCGGCGACCTGGCCCAGGGCACCACGCCGTGGGCGACGCGGAGCTGGGAGGAGGCGCTGGAGCACCTGGGCAAGCGGGACGCGGTGATCGAGGAGCTGACGGCCGGTTTCCGCGTGCCGACGGACGTCATCACGTACGCCTCCCGGCTGCTCCCGCACATCGCGCCGGGTCTGACGCCGGTGGCCTCGATCCGTGAGAACCCGGGCTTCTTCGAGGTCCGCCGGGTCGGGGGACCCGGAGACGTGGTCGCCGCCTGCCGCGAACTGCTGCGCCACGAGGGCTCGGTCGGCCTGATCGCCGCGGACGCCCGGATCCCGGAGCTGGCGCAGGAGCTGGCGGCGGCCTCGGTCGCCTCGGTCGCCCCCGGCGAGGAGACGACCCGGGACACCCGGCTGACCCTGGTCCCGGCGTCCCTGGCGAAGGGCCTGGAGTACGACTACGTGGTCCTGGACGAGCCCCGGGCCGTGGTCGACGGCGAACCCGACGAACGCACCGGTCTGCGCCGCCTGTACGTGGCCCTGACCCGAGCGGTCTCCGGGCTGATCGTGACGCACGCGGCCCCCCTGCCGGAGCAACTGGCCTGA
- a CDS encoding copper homeostasis protein CutC produces the protein MSKRAVLEVIALDVEDAVAAQAGGADRLELVTDMAADGLTPSAGTVAGIRGAVDLSLRVMLRLADGFAAGDLDRLAGAAYEMREAGAEEFVLGFLAADGGVDLDAVERLVGELDGCRWTFHRAIDRAADRDALRKQLDGLPGLDTYLTAGSPTGVDDGLPTLCAEAGRRGEPGYEQQVLVGGGLRLEHVPTLLEAGIDGFHIGGAARPDGWDGPVSARAVAQWRRAVDGQGPGD, from the coding sequence ATGAGCAAGCGTGCAGTCCTGGAGGTGATCGCCCTCGACGTCGAGGACGCGGTCGCCGCCCAGGCGGGAGGTGCGGACCGCCTCGAGCTGGTGACCGACATGGCGGCCGACGGGCTCACCCCGTCGGCCGGGACCGTCGCCGGGATCCGCGGGGCCGTCGACCTCTCGCTGCGGGTGATGCTGCGGCTGGCGGACGGGTTCGCGGCGGGCGACCTCGACCGGCTGGCGGGCGCCGCGTACGAGATGCGCGAGGCCGGGGCGGAGGAGTTCGTGCTCGGGTTCCTCGCCGCGGACGGCGGGGTGGACCTCGACGCGGTGGAGCGGCTCGTCGGCGAGCTGGACGGCTGCCGGTGGACCTTCCACCGCGCGATCGACCGCGCCGCCGACCGGGACGCCCTGCGCAAGCAGCTCGACGGCCTGCCCGGCCTCGACACCTACCTCACGGCGGGCTCGCCGACCGGCGTCGACGACGGCCTCCCCACGCTGTGCGCCGAGGCGGGCCGGCGCGGGGAGCCCGGGTACGAGCAGCAGGTGCTGGTGGGCGGCGGCCTGCGCCTGGAGCACGTGCCCACACTGCTGGAGGCCGGCATCGACGGCTTCCACATCGGCGGGGCGGCCCGTCCGGACGGCTGGGACGGACCCGTCTCGGCCCGGGCCGTCGCACAGTGGCGCAGAGCGGTGGACGGGCAGGGCCCCGGCGACTGA
- a CDS encoding maleylpyruvate isomerase family mycothiol-dependent enzyme, whose amino-acid sequence MTTPADVQNVRDPELPGRLLTVERDALIPLLRARDDADFALPVAACPGWTVRDVLAHCSAAFTRVLENRFEKGVFSPESNDRDIAERAGWDNRRVVDELERGMTGAGPVIAKAGGALDVLALGEWVHAGDVREAFGEPGAYAGAGLPHALALLAQVTSLKGHLPLHADLDDADEPLRLGDASGERPPARYIGDGPTLVRLYAGRPVDGAAYELAGVEAAELNIFGD is encoded by the coding sequence ATGACGACTCCCGCGGATGTGCAGAACGTACGAGACCCCGAGCTGCCCGGGCGGCTGCTGACCGTCGAGCGGGACGCGCTGATCCCGCTGCTGCGGGCGAGGGACGACGCCGACTTCGCGCTGCCGGTCGCGGCCTGTCCGGGGTGGACGGTGCGGGACGTGCTGGCGCACTGCTCGGCCGCGTTCACACGGGTCCTGGAGAACCGGTTCGAGAAGGGGGTGTTCTCGCCCGAGTCCAACGACCGGGACATCGCCGAGCGGGCCGGGTGGGACAACCGGCGTGTCGTCGACGAGCTGGAGCGCGGGATGACCGGGGCCGGGCCGGTGATCGCGAAGGCGGGCGGGGCGCTGGACGTGCTCGCGCTGGGGGAGTGGGTGCACGCCGGGGACGTGCGCGAGGCGTTCGGGGAGCCGGGCGCGTACGCGGGCGCCGGCCTGCCCCACGCGCTCGCCCTGCTGGCCCAGGTCACCTCCCTGAAGGGGCACCTCCCGCTGCACGCCGACCTCGACGACGCCGACGAGCCGCTGCGGCTGGGCGACGCCTCGGGGGAGCGGCCCCCGGCCCGCTACATCGGGGACGGGCCGACGCTCGTGCGGCTGTACGCGGGGCGGCCGGTGGACGGCGCCGCGTACGAGCTGGCCGGGGTGGAGGCGGCGGAGCTGAACATCTTCGGGGACTGA
- a CDS encoding alpha/beta fold hydrolase: MSSQTQPTFVLVHGAFANSFSFAPLQAELGLLGHRSAAVDLPGHGFGATYTRAYQAPQDPEGLAAAPGAIKGVTLADNAAHLIGALERAKRNGPVILVAHSRGGITATAAANARPDLIDRIVYVAAWCPVALDVNDYYAEPEMATVDAASLGLAMAGNPAELGLLRVNFRTADPDALAAFKAAFLADGTDEEFLTFLNTFQPDENLDVGTSADRAQAATWGRVPKTFVRLADDASMPLVMQDRLIREGNELTPDNPYDVRTLGGSHLKWLVDPAPAARVLGELAAGL, from the coding sequence ATGAGCAGCCAGACGCAGCCGACGTTCGTCCTCGTCCACGGAGCCTTCGCGAACTCCTTCTCCTTCGCGCCGCTCCAGGCCGAACTCGGCCTCCTCGGGCACCGTTCGGCCGCCGTCGACCTGCCCGGCCACGGATTCGGGGCGACCTACACCCGTGCCTACCAGGCGCCGCAGGACCCCGAAGGGCTCGCCGCCGCGCCCGGCGCGATCAAGGGCGTCACGCTCGCCGACAACGCCGCGCACCTGATCGGGGCCCTGGAACGGGCCAAGCGGAACGGCCCCGTGATCCTGGTCGCCCACAGCCGCGGCGGCATCACCGCCACGGCCGCGGCCAACGCGCGGCCGGACCTGATCGACCGCATCGTCTACGTGGCGGCCTGGTGCCCGGTCGCCCTGGACGTCAACGACTACTACGCCGAGCCGGAGATGGCCACGGTCGACGCCGCCTCCCTGGGCCTGGCGATGGCCGGGAACCCCGCCGAACTCGGCCTGCTCCGCGTCAACTTCCGCACCGCGGACCCGGACGCCCTCGCGGCGTTCAAGGCGGCCTTCCTCGCCGACGGCACCGACGAGGAGTTCCTGACCTTCCTCAACACCTTCCAGCCCGACGAGAACCTGGACGTCGGCACCTCCGCCGACCGGGCGCAGGCCGCGACCTGGGGCCGCGTCCCGAAGACCTTCGTCCGCCTGGCCGACGACGCGAGCATGCCGCTCGTCATGCAGGACCGGCTGATCCGCGAGGGGAACGAGCTGACGCCGGACAACCCGTACGACGTCCGCACCCTCGGGGGCAGCCACCTGAAGTGGCTGGTCGACCCGGCGCCGGCGGCCCGGGTCCTGGGGGAACTCGCCGCAGGCCTCTGA
- a CDS encoding GNAT family N-acetyltransferase: protein MEEAVAGCVAALGAVADRDWEGVRAGRLEWSCRETAVHIAVDLITYAGRLAARARDAHVPFEITLGGAGDGPDAAGNTDVLEVIGTTGALLAAAVRTTPRAVRAFHPYPFRHANREGFAAMAVAEVLLHTHDITEGLGVPYEPPAELASFVLTRIFPQVRPGPAPWRTLLWATGRGELPGREPVTDWRWCNNPVLRTERLTLEGVTPAAAADLSVGGDGGFAWVGPGPFEGTREGAGIVVKQYEEGLFRPEWGMYVLVRREDDRAVGAMGFHGAPDGDGRVEIGYDLSEGARGRGYATEALRALSAWALEQDGVRTVVATVERENAPSRNVVARAGFTLVSEDGAQFVYELRG from the coding sequence GTGGAGGAAGCCGTCGCGGGCTGCGTGGCGGCGCTGGGGGCGGTCGCCGACCGGGACTGGGAGGGGGTGAGGGCGGGACGGCTGGAGTGGAGCTGCCGGGAGACGGCGGTGCACATCGCCGTGGACCTCATCACGTACGCGGGACGGCTCGCCGCACGCGCGCGGGACGCGCACGTGCCCTTCGAGATCACCCTCGGCGGCGCCGGCGACGGCCCGGACGCCGCCGGCAACACGGACGTCCTCGAGGTGATCGGCACCACCGGCGCCCTGCTCGCCGCCGCCGTCCGCACCACCCCGCGCGCGGTCCGCGCCTTCCACCCGTACCCCTTCCGGCACGCGAACCGCGAGGGCTTCGCCGCGATGGCCGTGGCCGAGGTGCTGCTGCACACGCACGACATCACCGAGGGCCTGGGCGTGCCGTACGAACCGCCCGCCGAACTGGCGTCCTTCGTCCTCACCCGGATCTTCCCGCAGGTCCGCCCCGGCCCCGCCCCCTGGCGGACCCTGCTGTGGGCCACCGGGCGCGGCGAGCTGCCGGGCCGGGAGCCCGTCACGGACTGGCGCTGGTGCAACAACCCGGTGCTGCGGACCGAGCGGCTCACCCTGGAGGGCGTCACCCCGGCGGCCGCCGCCGACCTGTCCGTGGGCGGCGACGGCGGGTTCGCCTGGGTCGGCCCGGGGCCGTTCGAGGGCACGCGCGAGGGCGCCGGGATCGTGGTGAAGCAGTACGAGGAGGGGCTGTTCCGCCCCGAGTGGGGCATGTACGTGCTGGTCCGGCGCGAGGACGACCGCGCGGTGGGCGCGATGGGCTTCCACGGCGCCCCGGACGGGGACGGCCGCGTGGAGATCGGCTACGACCTCTCCGAGGGTGCCCGCGGCCGGGGTTACGCGACCGAGGCGCTGCGCGCGCTGTCGGCCTGGGCGCTGGAGCAGGACGGCGTGCGGACCGTGGTCGCCACCGTCGAGCGGGAGAACGCGCCCTCCCGGAACGTGGTCGCCCGCGCCGGGTTCACCCTCGTGTCCGAGGACGGCGCGCAGTTCGTCTACGAACTGCGCGGCTGA
- a CDS encoding DUF4031 domain-containing protein → MTVYIDPPVWPGHGRMWSHLVSDVSYAELHAFADRLGVPRRAFERDHYDIPRHRYADAVRAGAVEVSSREVVRLLHGAGLRRRKGAAQPRSS, encoded by the coding sequence GTGACCGTGTACATCGACCCGCCCGTCTGGCCGGGCCACGGCCGGATGTGGTCCCACCTCGTCAGCGACGTCTCCTACGCCGAACTGCACGCCTTCGCCGACCGCCTGGGCGTCCCCCGCCGCGCCTTCGAACGCGACCACTACGACATCCCCCGGCACCGGTACGCCGACGCCGTGCGCGCCGGGGCGGTCGAGGTCAGCAGCCGCGAGGTGGTGCGGCTGCTGCACGGGGCGGGGCTGCGGCGGCGCAAGGGCGCGGCTCAGCCGCGCAGTTCGTAG
- the murQ gene encoding N-acetylmuramic acid 6-phosphate etherase has protein sequence MTHTPHSPDLRAELETLTTEAFRPELADVDRLPTLDIARLMNGEDATVAGAVAERLPEIAAAIDAVADRMARGGRLVYAGAGTAGRLGVLDASECPPTFNTDPSRVVGLIAGGPDALVTSVEGAEDSRELAESDLAALAPTADDTVVGVSASGRTPYAVGAVAYARARGALTVGLACNPGSALAAAAEHGIEVVVGPELLTGSTRLKAGTAQKLVLNMISTITMIRLGKTYGNLMVDVRASNDKLRARSHRIVAQVTGAEDADVQRALAATDGEVKQAILVLLADVDAPTAARLLRDTRGHLRAALAAAGS, from the coding sequence ATGACCCACACGCCCCACTCCCCTGATCTGCGCGCCGAGTTGGAGACCCTGACCACCGAGGCGTTCCGCCCGGAGCTGGCGGACGTCGACCGGCTGCCCACCCTCGACATCGCCCGGCTGATGAACGGCGAGGACGCCACCGTCGCCGGTGCCGTGGCCGAGCGGCTGCCCGAGATCGCCGCCGCGATCGACGCCGTCGCCGACCGGATGGCCCGGGGCGGCCGGCTGGTCTACGCGGGCGCGGGCACCGCGGGCCGGCTGGGCGTCCTGGACGCCTCCGAGTGCCCGCCCACCTTCAACACCGACCCGTCGCGGGTCGTCGGCCTGATCGCGGGCGGCCCCGACGCCCTGGTCACCTCGGTCGAGGGCGCCGAGGACTCCCGGGAGCTGGCCGAGTCCGACCTGGCCGCGCTGGCGCCGACCGCCGACGACACGGTGGTCGGCGTCTCCGCCTCCGGCCGCACCCCGTACGCCGTCGGCGCCGTCGCGTACGCCCGCGCGCGCGGCGCCCTGACCGTGGGTCTGGCCTGCAACCCGGGCAGCGCGCTGGCCGCGGCGGCCGAGCACGGCATCGAGGTGGTCGTCGGCCCGGAGCTCCTCACCGGCTCCACCCGCCTCAAGGCCGGCACGGCGCAGAAGCTGGTGCTCAACATGATCTCGACGATCACGATGATCCGGCTGGGCAAGACGTACGGGAACCTGATGGTCGACGTCCGCGCCTCCAACGACAAGCTCCGCGCCCGCTCCCACCGCATCGTCGCCCAGGTGACGGGCGCCGAGGACGCCGACGTCCAGCGCGCCCTGGCCGCCACGGACGGCGAGGTGAAGCAGGCGATCCTGGTCCTGCTCGCCGACGTGGACGCGCCCACGGCCGCGCGCCTGCTGCGGGACACCCGCGGCCACCTGCGCGCGGCGCTGGCGGCGGCGGGGAGCTGA